The genomic region ATTTTTAAAGCGATGTGATTGGCCTGGTAATGTCCGACAATTAGAAAACACCTGTCGCTATTTAACGGTCATGGCCAGTGGTCAGGAAATATTAGTCAGTGACATGCCTAGCGAAATTACCCACTCGACCAGTTCGAAACAAGGCGCTGAGCAATCTGGCGAATGGCAAGAGTTGTTATCGCAGTGGATAGATACAAAGCTCGCCAATGGCGACAACGATATTCTGTCTTATGCGATGCCTGAATTTGAACGTATTTGCTTAGACAGAGCGCTACATTTTACCCACGGCCATAAACAAGAAGCGGCGAAGAAACTTGGCTGGGGTCGCAATACACTAACACGTAAGTTAAAAGAGCTACACTAAGCCCTTAGTGTAAACGGTGAGTATCGCTTAATTTAACGTTGTATGCGGGATTTAATGTGAAATAAAAAAGGAAGCTAAGCTTCCTTTTTTCAGATGCGTTTAACTGACTGTTTCTTCTGAGCCACACTCGTGCTCGCTACAGGTGCGACAGCTATTACATAACCTGAGATTTATTACGTGTGCCGCCACTAATAAGCTAGCACCAACGATGATCATCAGCGGTTGCACGCTTTCATCGACACTGTGTTTATGCCAGTAAATAAAGCCACCAAGGAATAGCAAATAAAACGGATAAATTTTACGGTGATAACGCTTAAAGCCTGAAAATAAGGCAAAAGATCCTAGGATTAAGGTCGCAAATAAAAATACATGCTCAGCCTCATGCGACGCCCACGCCTCGAGACCAAATAATGACAGTAATGGCAAAAGTATGGGTAATAATATGCAATGTAATGCACATAAAGAGGTAGCGGTAATACCCAGTCTGTCTAACATGCTTAACCTTATTTAAAAAAAGCCCAAAGCTTAGCTTTAAGCGAGAAAAAACAACAGATAGTGATAATATCACACTTCCTTTAGTATAACAGGTATTTTTTGTTAAGCTCTGTTAACATCAAAGCTGAGTACATCAGACAAATGCGGCTTATTCAGCGCCAACATAATTAAGCGATCAACGCCCAGAGCAACCCCGGCACATTGTGGCAAGCCATGTTGTAATGCCGCAAGTAAGTTTTCATCGATTGGCTTGCTTGGTAAGCCCATTGAAACACGCACCTTATTGTCGTCAACGAAGCGCTTGCGCTGCTCTGAGGCATCTTGTAATTCATCAAAGCCGTTGGCAAGTTCAATGCCTTTAAAATAGACTTCGAAGCGGCGAGCGACACGCGGGTCATCGTTGTCGATTTTAGCCAGCGCTGCTTGTGATGCCGGAAAATGGTAGATAAAACACGGTCGTTGTTTACCAATACTTGTTTCCACATATTCTGCAAACATAAACTGTAATAATGTATCGATATTGTTTTCTTGTTGTAACCAATCGTCGCCACAACCTAATGACAATAACTTTGCTTTTAATTGCTCTATTTGGGCTGTAAGCGGATCAATTCCGACATAACGTTTAAATGCTTGCTGATAGCTCATCATCTGCGCCGGTTCACAAGCCAACACGGCTTGTAAAAGCTGGTCCATTTCCGCCATTAGCTGCTTATCGTCATACCCAACTCGATACCATTCAAGCATGGTAAATTCAGGGTTATGGTGACGCCCTGCCAGCTCATGACGAAAGGCTTTGCCCATTTGATAAATACAACCGCTACCAGCGGCTAATAAGCGCTTCATGGCAAACTCAGGCGACGTTTGTAAAAACAACTCAAGGTTTTGATTGTTTGCTGTTTGATCTGCTTCTAATGTGGTTGCAAACGATTGTAAATGAATATCGGTGACGGTTGCTGACGATAATAACGGCGTGTCAACTTCCATCACATTTCGCTCAGCGAAAAAGCGACGAATAGTGGCTAAGATATTTGCCCTTTCGCGTAAACTCTCGATGCTTGCGTTCGGTTGCCAATTTTGCATACTGCGCCCTAATTAGAAATAAATCCTATTAAACTAAATTTGTGTCGTATAAATGTTTGTAAATAAAAAAGGTTAACCGTAAGGCTAACCTTTAAAATACCAACAAAAGTAAGTGATAACTTACTTTTTATTACTTACCAGCACGAGACACGTACTCACCACTACGAGTATCTACTTTAACGATTTCGCCAATTTGTACGAATAAAGGCACACGAACTACCGCACCTGTAGATAGTGTTGCTGGCTTACCACCAGTACCTGCCGTGTCACCTTTTAGGCCAGGATCGGTTTCAACGATTTCTAGCTCAACAAAGTTTGGTGGTGTAACCGTAATCGGTGAGCCATTCCATAGAGTAATGGTACACATGTCACCGTCTTTTAACCATTTAACAGAATCACCTACCGCTTTTTCATCAGCAGCGATTTGTTCAAAGGTGTCATTGTTCATGAAGTGCCAGAACTCACCGTCGTTATAAAGGTAAGCTAAATCAGTTTCCATTACGTCTGCACCTTCAACGCTTTCACCTGATTTGAAAGTTTTTTCTAGCACTTTGCCAGAAATTAGCTTACGAATCTTCACTCGGTTAAACGCTTGGCCTTTACCTGGCTTAACGATTTCATTCTCTAAAATATTACACGGCTCGCCGTCGATCATTAGTTTCAAGCCGGCTTTAAATTCGTTCGTACTATAATTTCCCATAGTGTTCTCTTATATCTTTGTGTTCTTTAATCGATTAAAATCTGCCACCAAGAAACATGTATTGGCATTTGAGATTGTTAATGTCGCAAATAATAACCCGAATCGGAGAAGATTTGCATAGCTTTTGGGAAAAAGAGTTAGCAAATGTGATCACAGACCCAAAAGAGCTGTTGGCTATGCTAAATATAGACGACAAGCACTATTGTGCCCATTTTAAGGCGCGCAAGTTATTTCCGGTTAGGGTACCAAAGCCTTTCATTGGCAAAATGAGCTCAGGTGATGTTAACGATCCACTATTGCGTCAAGTGATGCCATTAAGCGACGAATTTATCGACCAAGACGGTTTTATCACTGATCCTGTCGGTGAGCACGACACCGCTGCAGAAGGGTTACTGCATAAATACAAAAGCCGCGTGCTGATGATTGTAAAACCAGGCTGCGCCGTAAACTGTCGCTATTGCTTTCGACGACACTTCCCATACCAAGACAACAGTCCCAACAAACAACGCTGGCAAAACGCATTAGATTACATTGCCACCCACCCAGAAATTAACGAGGTTATATTCTCAGGTGGAGATCCGCTTATGGCGAAAGATAATCACTTACAATGGCTGATTGAGCAAGTTAGCGCTATAAAGCACGTAAAACGATTACGCATTCACACTCGTTTGCCAGTGGTTATTCCAAGTCGCATCAATGAGGCTTTAATTGATATGCTGAGCAACAGTCGTTTGCAAACTATTATGGTGTTGCATATAAACCACCCTAATGAAATATGCGATAACCTCACCAAGGGTGTGCAACGCATGAAGCAAGCCAATATCACCGTACTTAATCAGAGCGTATTATTGGCAGCAGTCAATGATGATGCCAATATCTTATGTGAACTCTCTGAAAAATTATTTGCAGCAGGTATAATGCCTTATTATTTGCACTTACTTGACCCCGTGAAAGGCGCAAGCCACTTTCATGTGAGCCATGAGCGGGCAAAACATATTGGCCAACAAATGTTAGCCACATTGCCGGGCTTTTTGATGCCTAAAATGGTACAAGAACTCGCTCAAGAAGCCAGTAAAACCCCTTTTAACCTTTAACCACCAACCGTAGCAAGGTAATACACATATGACTGCAAGTGTCGAACAACACTTAATTGATAATATCTCACAGCTATTAAAGCGTTCTTTGGTTGCCGATAGCGCTTTACAAGAGTTGCGCAGTAACAACAAAGCCAAGTTCAGCGCCTTATTTCCTGAGCAAACGGCTTTCAAAGTAAAAGCAGACACCTTTCAGCCTTACATTCAAGAATTAGCGGACGAGCTATTGGTATGGCAACAAAATAAAGACAATCAGCTGCTCGCGTCTATGGTGAAGAAAATTGAATTGTTATATGATTTACTCGCCAAGCTTGAAGGCCATTACCAGCACTAACATGGTCGCCAAGAACGTTGGCTGAGTACCAAGTTTGCTCAAACTTAGCTTCAAAAAAACAGGCCTGATCTGTAAAGATATAGGCCTGTTTTATATAAATGTTACTGTTGGTAAATCCAGCTCCTGAGAATTACCCTGATTACTTCACATCAAAGGTTTCTTCAAACCAATCACTGATCATCGCTTTTTCATAAGTAAAGGACTCGCGATTTAAGCGCTGATGAGTGCTGTTGAAAAAGCCCATATCTTTGATGTTTTCTTTGCCTTGCGCCAGCACCTTGCCGTCTTTATCTAGCAGGCTATAGTTAAAACGCATTTTTGGGAAATATAAATCTTCGATGACACGGATACTATCGTTATTAGGGCCAACCATATAGCGAATTTCACCCGCTAAATCGAGGTTTACCACGTCCATTTTTAAGGTTTGTTCAGCCGGTAGCTTGGCTGCTAACTCACTGATGTGTTGCTCCAACTCTTTAAAGACTCGCTCTTCAAAACGCTTACGAGATTCATCACCAGAACGTATATCAGTGTAGCTCTGTGGATCAACCCAGTTTACTTCTGCTTGACCTGCGTAACTTGTCGCGGCAACCGCTACACTACCAGCCAATGCAAACGCTATGTTTTTCACTAATCTCATATTTTTTACCTTTTGTTGACTGCAACGGATAATACATAGACAACAACCACTATCATAAAGTTTTCTAAAAATTGTAAAAGTTTGATAGTTATTGTTATTTACTGCAAATATCGACCGCCTTAAGCTGTACTGTATGATGACTAAATAACGCTAGACAGTCTACATTTAGCTGAAACCCTATTGCTGACTCTGACACTTAGAATAGCAACAGCCTAAATTTTTAGCGTAATTGCCCCCTAAGTTAAGAGCTGAATAACCGTAAAGTAAACCTGCCAGTTTATTAGTGATAGCAAAAACTCACTGATAAACTACAGATATAAAAAAGCCCCGCTAGTGCGAGGCAATATGCAACCTTTACTTTAGATATTTTTGGCTATTAAATTCGCTTTTAACAAACCGCCTTTTGTTAATAACTTCGGGGAGAATTTAGGATTTCTTTTACTTTTGAAGGCATCCAAAATTAACTTCAATCCTTCAGCTTCAAGCAGCGAAATATTTACTTCAGTATCCATTTCAGCACTTTCGATGAAGTCTTCTGAAAAACTTGGGGCAACAATTAGCACTTGTGCTACGCGTTTACCGTTATTCTCTGCCCTAGTTACATAAGACTTCACTTGTCTCGACGTTGTAGAATACTTCGCAAAGTCACCAT from Thalassotalea sp. Sam97 harbors:
- the epmA gene encoding elongation factor P--(R)-beta-lysine ligase, whose product is MQNWQPNASIESLRERANILATIRRFFAERNVMEVDTPLLSSATVTDIHLQSFATTLEADQTANNQNLELFLQTSPEFAMKRLLAAGSGCIYQMGKAFRHELAGRHHNPEFTMLEWYRVGYDDKQLMAEMDQLLQAVLACEPAQMMSYQQAFKRYVGIDPLTAQIEQLKAKLLSLGCGDDWLQQENNIDTLLQFMFAEYVETSIGKQRPCFIYHFPASQAALAKIDNDDPRVARRFEVYFKGIELANGFDELQDASEQRKRFVDDNKVRVSMGLPSKPIDENLLAALQHGLPQCAGVALGVDRLIMLALNKPHLSDVLSFDVNRA
- a CDS encoding MerC domain-containing protein is translated as MLDRLGITATSLCALHCILLPILLPLLSLFGLEAWASHEAEHVFLFATLILGSFALFSGFKRYHRKIYPFYLLFLGGFIYWHKHSVDESVQPLMIIVGASLLVAAHVINLRLCNSCRTCSEHECGSEETVS
- the epmB gene encoding EF-P beta-lysylation protein EpmB, which encodes MSQIITRIGEDLHSFWEKELANVITDPKELLAMLNIDDKHYCAHFKARKLFPVRVPKPFIGKMSSGDVNDPLLRQVMPLSDEFIDQDGFITDPVGEHDTAAEGLLHKYKSRVLMIVKPGCAVNCRYCFRRHFPYQDNSPNKQRWQNALDYIATHPEINEVIFSGGDPLMAKDNHLQWLIEQVSAIKHVKRLRIHTRLPVVIPSRINEALIDMLSNSRLQTIMVLHINHPNEICDNLTKGVQRMKQANITVLNQSVLLAAVNDDANILCELSEKLFAAGIMPYYLHLLDPVKGASHFHVSHERAKHIGQQMLATLPGFLMPKMVQELAQEASKTPFNL
- the efp gene encoding elongation factor P; protein product: MGNYSTNEFKAGLKLMIDGEPCNILENEIVKPGKGQAFNRVKIRKLISGKVLEKTFKSGESVEGADVMETDLAYLYNDGEFWHFMNNDTFEQIAADEKAVGDSVKWLKDGDMCTITLWNGSPITVTPPNFVELEIVETDPGLKGDTAGTGGKPATLSTGAVVRVPLFVQIGEIVKVDTRSGEYVSRAGK
- a CDS encoding DUF3016 domain-containing protein is translated as MRLVKNIAFALAGSVAVAATSYAGQAEVNWVDPQSYTDIRSGDESRKRFEERVFKELEQHISELAAKLPAEQTLKMDVVNLDLAGEIRYMVGPNNDSIRVIEDLYFPKMRFNYSLLDKDGKVLAQGKENIKDMGFFNSTHQRLNRESFTYEKAMISDWFEETFDVK